From the Candidatus Liberimonas magnetica genome, the window ATGCGATATTGACAGGCCTAGGTATAACCTTAATAGTGCGTTCAAGCGGGGTAACTTCCGGGATAATCATTGCTTTTGCCCTGGCAAAAGTCTTGACCTTAAGCCAGGCTGTCCCCGTAATCCTTGGCGCCCAGATGGGGACTTGTTTTACAGGGATTATTGCATCGGTCGGGAGAAGTACGGAAGCTAAAAGAGTCGCGTTATGGCATACTATCCACCAGGTTTTAGGGGTAGTTTTTATAGTGCCTCTTTTGTTCGTATTTACTTTTGGGGGAGAGCCTTTATGGCTGTATTTTATTAAATGGTTTACGCTGAAATTTACCGGTACTAATGACGTTGCACGCCAGATCGCCATGTCACACACATTAACCGCGATACTTAATACGGCAATATGTTTTCCTCTTTTGCCGGCACTGTATAAGCTTTGCAACCTTATCCTGCCTTCAAAAGAAAAAGAAAAGCCCTTCGGCCCGGTATATATTGACGATGAGTTTTTAAGTACCCCTTCGCTCGCCCTGGAACAGGCGCGCAAGGAGATAGTACGGGAAGGCGAGATAGTTTTAACTATGATGAAGGAGTCTTTGAATATTTTTCAAACACAGGAATTGAAACTCACTGAATCCGTAGCCCTAAAAGAGATACATGCCGATATGCTCAGAAACGCTATTGTCCCGTATCTTACAAAACTCGGGCAGAGGGACCTTACCCAGGAACAATCCGAGCAGGAAACACGGTTGTTGTTCATAGCGGACGATTTAGAGTCCATCGGAGATATTGTCGATAAAAATATTATACCGCTTATAAGAAAAAAACTCAGCAATAACCTGTGGTTCTCGGATGAAGGCTGGAAAGATATCTTTGATTTTTATACTCTGGTGACAAAAAACATGGAACAGTCCGTGGCCGCCTTAAAGAACAATGACCTTGATATCGCCAAACTGATAATCGAAGAAAAAAATGATACGAACATCTATCAGTTCGAGCTTAGAAAACGCCATATAGCAAGGCTGCATTCCGGAGTGCAGGAATCGCTGGAGACTTCCGGTGTCCATCTGGACCTGATAGACCAGTTAAAAAGCATAAATTCGCATGTAACTTCAATCTGTTTTACGCTTGCCAGCGATATCTAACAGATAAGTCAATATAGAAATACAATTGACAATTAAACAAAATTTATATATATTTTCAATAATAATCCATTGGAAATTTTGCCGCTCAGGTTCTTGATCAAAAATAACGGCATGCAGCCCAAAAGGTTTGCTGGGTTTCTAACCGGGCAAAGAGAAAAATTTGAAAAATACGGCTTTATTCATTTTAGCCTTTTTGATCTGTAAGGGGACTGGTTTTGGAATCGATAAATTCTCAGATATTGACTCTATGTATTACTGGTTTTACTTAAGCCAGAACCAAGAAGGCCTTGTAATCTCTGAAAATAAAGATAATTTTACGGTAGAAGAAGAAGCGGCCGCAGCGCTGGTTTTTATAAAAAGAGGGCATTATCACAGAGCTGAGAAGATATTGGAATTTTTTCAAAAACTAAAGACAAAAAATTCAAAGTCCGGAGAATTTAAGGGGTTTTACAGGTATTATCAGGTAAACGGCGAACCTCTGTCAACCGAAATACTTACCGGCACGCAGTTGTGGCTGATATTAGCCGCAAATGAATATTCCCTTAGCACGGGCGATAAAAAGTTTTTGCCTATGGCAGAAAGCCTGGCAAAGATCATTTTGTCGATGGAAGGGCTTGAACACGGCATAGCCGCGGGTTATTGGGAAACTACGCCCTTGCTCTATTTCACGTCCAATGATAACCTTTTTGCCGTTTCAGTATTCCCTAAACTTTGGAAATTATCAGGTTCAAGCGAGTACCGTTTTGCTGCCTGGCGCACTAAGCAATTTTTAAGTAAGTTCCTGTGGAGCGATGAGAATAAGAATTTCAAAAGAAAAAGCTTTAAAAATGAGTTTGACATAACGGACAGTTTATGGACGACCCTGATCCTGGGTGATAAATATCAGGGCTGGACAAATTTTTCGACGCCTACGGATTTTTATAACCAGATACTTCTTTCTCTGGTTTATTCAACTGTCTTTGCAGAGAAAGAAAAAAGCCTTGACCTGTTAAGTAAGATCAAAGAAAGCCTGCTATGGTCCAAGAAACATCAGGGATCCGCGGGGCTTCCTGTGGTGCAGGGCGGCAATGAG encodes:
- a CDS encoding Na/Pi cotransporter family protein, with protein sequence MNIKSFITLILIALSILPALFAEHKVVKVSGDNQWGMRGYPLKNDFVVKVLTLKNEPLADTLVSFVIVKQPESNSVNKLESTLSSQAVISDKDGYAGTRLNLGYPQTGEIIVSATTNDSIGNPAVFNATSHSKYWILLMILGSIGGLGVFLFGMAYLNLSLNKIAGQKLREILITLTKSPVKGVFTGFFVTMLNQASSATTVLEITLVNAGLLTFYQAMSITMGAEIGSTITAQLVAFRVSDYAILIAGLGFFISVLTDDKKWKSIGESIIGIGFLFIGIKIMSDLFSPLKTYEPFVDFMKNLDNPFYAILTGLGITLIVRSSGVTSGIIIAFALAKVLTLSQAVPVILGAQMGTCFTGIIASVGRSTEAKRVALWHTIHQVLGVVFIVPLLFVFTFGGEPLWLYFIKWFTLKFTGTNDVARQIAMSHTLTAILNTAICFPLLPALYKLCNLILPSKEKEKPFGPVYIDDEFLSTPSLALEQARKEIVREGEIVLTMMKESLNIFQTQELKLTESVALKEIHADMLRNAIVPYLTKLGQRDLTQEQSEQETRLLFIADDLESIGDIVDKNIIPLIRKKLSNNLWFSDEGWKDIFDFYTLVTKNMEQSVAALKNNDLDIAKLIIEEKNDTNIYQFELRKRHIARLHSGVQESLETSGVHLDLIDQLKSINSHVTSICFTLASDI